A window of Candidatus Melainabacteria bacterium RIFOXYA2_FULL_32_9 genomic DNA:
ATAATGAATTATATCAACCCTATCAATATCAAAAAAGCTCAATATATCCTTACAGACTATATTTAATGTTTCATCCAGTTCCATTATTTTACCTTTATCATATTATAGGAATTAAAAACACTAAAAAATCATACTCAAAGTATAATTTCCTAAAAAGCAGATTTTATCCCACTCTCAGCTAGTTAAACCAGCTAATTTAATATACAAATTTTAGAAAACTTGTATAAACCAGAACGAATTATCCTAAATGCAGAATTATAATAGCTTTAATATTTTCTCAATAAATGTAATATTATAATTTATTTCATTATTAAGTCCTTCAAAACCAGGGAGATTCTTAAATGATGAAGGAAAACTAAAATACTAAAAAAGTAAATAAATGTTAAATTATTCAAAATTCAACAATAAAAATAGCACTTAAATAATTGTTAATTTTTTATATGAATAGGCAGTTAAGTATGAATTTATAAATCGCGTTTATAGTATAGTTGTTTCGATAGAAAATCTAAGATAAAAGTAATTTAGACATATTGGAGATATTATTGATGGCAGAATTACACACTAATCCCATGGCTAAATCTCAGGGGAGATCCACCGAGGAAGGTTTAAAGTTATCACTAGCACAAATGATGCTAACCAAAAAAAGTCCCGAGCAATTGATTGAAGGCTCAAAGAAACATGCCCTCAAAAAAACACTATCTACAATGGATTTAACAATACTAGGAATAGGCGCAATTATTGGCGCAGGCATATTTACAATAGCAGGTGTTGCTGCAGTTGGTACTGCCATTACGCCTGGAGCAGGTCCTGGATTAATTTTATCTTTTATTGTTGCAGGTATAGCCTGTGCTCTTGCAGCTTTATCATATGCTGAATTTGCATCTATGATACCGGTTGCAGGAAGTGTTTATACATATACTTTTGCCTCTCTTGGAGAAATATTTGCCTGGTGTGTGGGGTGGGTATTAGCTATAGGATATACGATAAGCTGTATTGCTGTAGCACATGGTTGGTCAGGATATTTGATGAAGTTTATAAAAGGTTTCACATTCCTTCCTGATTGGCTTACACATCCGCCTGTATGGCTTGTAAATGACTATTTTTCAGCTATTAAAGTACTGGGAGATCATGGACTTAATCCAGCAACGGCAATTCCTCATTTAGGTCCAATACCGATCTGCCTTGACCTGCCAGCAATTCTTATTATTGCAGCAATTACAGCAATATTAATTAAAGGAACACAAGAAAGCACTAAGGCAGCAACTTTAATGGTAATGTTAAAAGTTGGCGTTATTCTCTTATTTGTTGGGATTGGCGCATTTTATGTAAAACCTGCTAACTGGACACCTTTCTTACCAAACGGTCTTGAAGGGGTTCTCGCAGGTGCAGTAACTGTATTTTTCGCTTATATTGGCTTTGATGCAATTTCCACTGCCGCAGAAGAAGCCAAAAACCCAGAAAAGAGTTTGCCAATAGCAACAATTACTTCATTAGCTGTTTGCACATTAGTATATATTGCAGTTGTAGCAGTATTAACAGGTATGGTTCCTATTAATCAAATTGATATTAAAGCTCCAATAGCAGCAGCAATGTCATCCGTTGGAATGAGCTGGATAGCAGGGTTTATTTCAATAGGAGCTATAGCAGGCTTAACATCCGTATTACTCGTAATGCAGTTGGGAACAAGCCGCATCTTATTTGCAATGTCAAGAGATAAGTTAATACCCAAAAAACTTGCTAAAATACATCCTGAATTTGGTACACCATATTTAATTACATTAGTATTAGGTGGTATCTGTATGGTTGGCAGCTTATTTATCGATATTGCACAAGCAGCACAACTTTGCAGCATGAGCATTCTAACTGCATTTACGCTTATAAGCTTTGAAATCCTGGTTTTAAGGGTTAAAAGACCTGATCTACATAGGCCATTTAAAGTTCCGTTTGCAATAATAACCTGTCCATTAGCTATGCTCGCTTGTTCAGGCTTAATCTGGACAAATCCTATTCAAACAAAGGTTATGTACCTTGCCTGTCTTGCTGTAGGACTAATAATATACTTTAGCTATGTAAACGTTAGAAAAACCGATCTTGAAAAAGAAATGTTAAAGGCTCACAAATTTAGAGTTAACGATCTTCTTCAATCTAGACAAGCAGGAACAATGGAAGAATCAGAAACTCAAATAAAAGTATAAAGATAATAACAAGATAAAAGACCCTTTTAAAAGGGTCTTTTATAGTCTCTAGCCATAATTCTTGTCCAAATACTCAATAATCTTGTCTGATTCATACATATAAACTTCTTTATCTTGATCTACCAGAAATGGCACCTGATCTTGACCACCAAGAGTAAGTAATATTCCTCTTTTTCTTGTGCCCTTTTGTACGTTTCTGCATATATAATCAAGATTTAATTCCGTTAATTTTTCTCTAACTTTTTTACAATAAGGGCATTGTTCAAATTGATATAACTCTAACATTTTTCCTCCTAATCTCAAGATTTATTTCAGACAGATATTAATTGAATAATTAAAAAAGTTATTTTACTTTAAAAACCTCGAAATCTCATTAGCTTTTTTAACAATATTTTCAAACTATAAATTAGCATTTTAATATTAAATGTACACCTAAAAAGCTGATTATGTTTTAATAATCAACTTTTGCATATCCCTTAAATCCAGTTTTAATGATTTATATTTATTTAAAAACACTCGAGATGTACTAAAAATAATTATTTGGAAAGTCACGAAATATAGAAAAGTAGTAGTGATTACCGTTTTAACCCATAAAACCATGTAAACTTTTTGTAATAAATTGTAAGTTTAACGTTTAAAAAAAATGAAATGTGGAAAATACATGATATGACTGGCGAGCAATCTTCCTTCAACATTCTCTCTCTAATTCCTCTCTCTAATATGTGGTAGACTTATCCGGCAAAAGCCGGTTTTTTTTTGCTTATATTTATTTGCTTACAGGTTTTATGATATAAACATAAAATAAGCCACAAATTGGAAATTATTTATGAAAAGTAATATAGCAAAAGGTAAAATCGGAGAAGACATAGCAGCTAAATATCTCGAAAAAAGAGGCTTTAAGATCATTGAAAAAAATTGGCGTTATTCTCGCTATGGAGAAATCGACATAATTGCTACTGATCAAAAGACCTTAGTTTTTATAGAGGTTAAAACGAGAAGTACAGTTAATTACGGACACCCTGTAGAATCAATTACTAAAAGCAAAATCGATAAAATTAGAACTCTTGCAGGAGCTTATTTAAACGAAAATCCTGATTTAAAATTTAAAAACTATAGATTTGATGCAATAGGCATTATACTTAATAAAGAACCTGAGATCGTTTATTATAAAGATATATACCAATTTTAATTAGAGATTAAATATGTCAGAAAACCCAAAATGGTTTCAAAAATTATTTTATAAAGAAACTGTCCTTGCTATAAAATCCAGCCTGGACTTTCTTTCTTATGAAAGCTTCAAAAATGATCTTGTATTGTTATTGCCGCAGGAATCAAAGAAATCCAGAATCCGAATAGCTAATAATATATTACATAGATTTTTTCCTGACAAAAAACTATATAATTTCTTGCCACAGATTTGGGAAATTTATCAAGATGAAGAGCTGTTAAGAGAGATTATTCGCTATGAACTCTTAAATCAAGAACCAATAATAGCAGATTTTGTTGCAAATCATATCCTGAATAAACCAGCAGAAGAAGGATTACCACCTAAAATATTCAGTGACTATATTAAGCAGGTATATGGAAAAGAAATAGAAAACCTTTCCTGGTGGTTGCAAAGCACAGTAAGAGATCTTGGATTCATCAGTAAAAATAAAGTTTACTGGCAAATTAATGATATTAAAATTCCTGAAACTGCTTTTATGCTTTTATTACATAAAATCTTTGCTCCCTACCCGGATAAGATAAATATAGAAGCTATTCTTGAAAATAACTTTTGGAAAATTTTAGGAATTAGAAACGATGAAACAGTGATAAATATATTGTATAAAGCTCATCTATTGAACATTCTGGATTTCAAGGAAGGTATAATTGAAACAAAATACTCTATAGAAAGTCTCTGCTTATCTCTTAAAACTGACTTAATCTGACTTATTACAGATAAAGCCTCTATTATAGAGGCTTTATCTGTGCACATTTAATTAAATATTACTGCAACCAACCATTATTGCCGATTAAAGCAGCAGCAACCGGTACTGGATGAGATATTAACTGTTTTGCCTTTTTAGCAATTTCAATAGAAATTTCTGATTTCATATTTAGATGTATGGTTTTAAAATTAACTCTGGTTTTACCATTCTGATTGTTTTTTAAAGTAGAATCTTTAATTAACGACTCCAATTGACTGATTGAATATTGAATATCAACAACATTATCCACTTCAAAATCAATGGTTCCTGCAAAGTTATACTTTCTATCAAGATATACTTCAGGGGCAACCCTGATATCAGCAGCTTCTCCTGCCTTATTTAAATTTTCACCAGCAGCTCCAACATAAATGAGCCATGGATCGAATTTAGCAATAGCTTTTGCAATAGAAACTGAAATATCAAGATTAGAAGCAGCATCTTTATATAAAGCGCCATGGGGTCTTATATGCTCAATAACAAGATTATAAGACTTGGCTAAAGAACTTAAAGCTCCAATCTGATAAAGTACTACAGCCTGTAATTCTTCATCGCTAAGCTTCATACTACGATATCCAAACCCTTGAATATCAGGATATCCAATATGAGCTCCTATAGCTAAATTATGCTCTTTAGCTATTTTTAAAGCATTCATAATAGTTGTTGGATCACCGGCATGGCAACCACAAGAAATATTGACTGAACTTACATAAGGTAAAAGACTAAACTCTAAATCATTTTTATATACACCAAAACTCTGTCCAATATCACAATTCAAATCAATATATAATTGTTTTGGCTGGTTTTGCTCTTTTTTAATACTTGATAATGGAATCATTCTTTTTTTCTCTTCTTTTCTCAACCAATTAATATTATATCTTATCAAAACAAAGAATCTATACCAGGTCAATAGAAAAACTTGTAGAGTACTTATATAATTAACTTTAACTAATCAACATAAAATAACTTTTTACAATAAATTCAAATCTTGAAATCTGGTTATGGATATTCTAGGAATAATAATTAAAATGATCTGGCTCATGTTGCCGGCATATTTAGCAAATCCGGCAGCAGCTATTAGCGCAAAAATAGGTTCACCAGGTAGACCTATAGATTTTGGAAAGCAATATAAGGGCAAAAGAATCCTGGGAAACGGAAAAACCTATAAGGGTTTCATTACAGGTATAGTATTTGGAATTTTTATTGCAATTATGGAAAATATAATAAACACACGCTTCTTAGAAGATTCCATGCCGCAATTTAACACAGCTGCAATAATTGCCTTACCAGTTGGATCAATGCTGGGTGATGTGGTAGCAAGCTTTTTAAAAAGACGCTTAAATTTAAAAAGAGGGCAGGCATTTCCACTTGTTGATCAATTAGATTTTGCAATTGGGGCCTGGCTAATAACAATAATTTTTGCAGGACAATGGTTCTTTCAAAATTTCACCGTCGAAATTATCTTTGCTGCATTGATACTAACTCCTATTTTTCATCTAATAGTAAATATAATCGGATATAAAATAGGAGTCTCAAGAGAACCCTGGTAAAATTATAAAAAAAAAGCGGTATTGAATACCGCCTTACCCTCATTCGCTGTCAATACTTTTTAGTGAGGTTGATTCCAGAAAGCATCTCTAATTACTCTTGCTTTTTCTGTTTCAGATGAAATTGAAACATTGCAAGGAGTAAAGATGAAAACGCCTTCTCCAATTCTTTGCTGATGACCATCAACCGCATGAGTAGCACCTGATAAGAAATCAACTATTCTTTGTGACTGCTCAGCATCTAATAAATGAAGATTTAAAATAACTGATTTTTTCTCTCTTAAATTATTAACAATTTCAAGAGACTCTTCAAATGATCTTGGTTCAATGACCATTACTTCATAAGTGTTAGCACTTGGATGAGCTAATACTTTTAAGTTTGATTTTTTACGTGAATTTGAAAGCTCAGTAGTATCTGCATATTCATTTTCTGCAGCGTAAAAATCTTCTTCAAATTCTTCTACATCATCAAATTCTGGTCCAAAACCTACGAAACTTTTAATTTTGTTTACTAAACCTGACAATTCCTACTCCTCCCCAATAACTACTATAACTACATTCTTATTATTAACTAATTAAACTATTCAAATAAAACTCGACCCAACCTTATCATTGTTGCACCCTCTTCAGCTGCTATCTGGTAATCATTACTCATTCCCATCGATAACTCAGGAAGTTTGCAATTATACTTTTCTTCTAAATAATCCCTTAGCTCTCTTAAAGTTCTGAATACCGTATGTAATAACTTTTCATCTAAGGTATAGGGTGCCATGGTCATTAGACCTACTACATTAACCGCATCGAATTTTAATATTTCCGGAAATACCTCCTTAACTGCATTGACATCGAATCCGTATTTTGTTTCTTCTTCTGCTATATTGACCTGAATCAATATATTTTGTGTTATATTTTTTGCCTTAGCACTTTCTGATACAGCTTTTACTAATTTTTCAGAGTCTACCGAGTGAATATACTCAAAATTTCCTACTACCTTTTTAACTTTGTTTGTCTGTAAATGACCTATAAAGTGCCAGTTTATATCTTTTTCTATGTTTTCAGGAAGAATTTGTTTTTTATTCTCTGCATCCTGAATCTTATTCTCTCCGATATTTCTAATTCCAGCTTTATAAAGTTCGAGTATTTCATTTACACTTACATATTTTGTAACAGCGATTATTCTAACCTTTTCTGTGTTTATTTTATTCTTTATAACTTGTAGATTTTCTGGAATTTTACTCATATCTGGTTACCCAAAATATCCTTTAAAGGTCTTTACCTTTCCCCCTTTCACTTTAACTACACATTATTTGTGCTTCAACTTTCAGTTAACTTGATTTCAAGAATTATTATAGATGATGTTTCAGAATAATACAAATATTTGTATAGTATACATTTTAGTTGAGTATGCATTTTGTTTCCTATAACACCCCAAAGCCATGAATCAAAGGTCTTTTGCATGGTTTTTAATCATGATATTTAAACCCCATTATTTCTTAAAATTTCTTATCATTCCTAGTATATGATTAATACGGTTTTCTTTTAAATACTAAATAAACAGGCTGTTACAACCTCATTGCAAAATGAGATTAATATACATATCAACAATTAATATAAATTTCTTAACATTTTGATACTTCAGTATGAGAAAGATCTAACTTTATTAGAATTAATTATCTACTTAATAAGCCTTAATATAACAGTGTAGTTTATGCTAGTGCAACCACATCGCTAGCAGGACATGGATGTATTTATTTAACAGATAAGGAGAATCTGAATGGGTATTGTTGTAAACACAAACGTTAGCTCACTTCTAGTACAAAGAAGTTTATCCAGCGCTACATCTGGTATGAGCAAGTCTCTTGAGAGATTATCAACTGGTTACAGAATTAACCGCGCAGCAGATGATGCAGCAGGTCTTACAATTTCTGAAGCATTAAAAGCACAAGCAAGAGGTTCTGTTGTAGCAGCATCCAACGCTCAAGCCGGTGTAAACCTATTACAAACAGCTGAAGGTGACCTTGGTATTATTCAAGAAAACCTTCAAAGAATCAGAGATTTAGCAATTCAAGCAGCTAATGGCACTAATGGCACAACTGAAAGAGATGCTATTAAAGATGAAGTAGAACAACGTGTTAAAGAAATTTCAAGGATAGCAACCAGTTCAGCGTTTAATTCTATTAAATTATTAGATGGAACTCAAACAAGCTTATCACTTCAGATCGGTCCTAACTTTAACTCAACAGCTGTAACCTTAAACTCTTTAACAATAGGTTCACCTTTAGGACAAGCTGATGCTACAGCATTAGGTATTAATACCACAACCAGCACATTCTTGACCACTAGCTTCGCTAGTTCAATTAAATGTTCAAGTTACATTTCTCTAATCGATAGTGCTATCTCTACAATCTCAAATAGAAGATCTACTATCGGTTCTTTACAAAACCGTCTCGAATCTACTATTCAGAGTTTAGCGCTCAAACACGAAAATATGGCTGCAGCTGAATCCAGAATCAGAGACGTTGATGTTGCTAAAGAAGCTGCCACATTAACCAAGAAACAAATATTACAACAAGCTTCTGCCAGTTTATTAGCTCAAGCTAACCAAGCCCCTAGTGTTGCCCTTAGTTTAATTTAAAAGTTAGACTATTAACAAGGAGTAGAGAATTCCATTTAAATGGAATTCTCTACTTTTATCTTTCAGCAATAATAGCAACCCAATTATCTTCTTCTAAAATCTCAGTTATTTTAAATCCCTTTAAAAGTACGGCTTGCTTAACCATATCAGCTTTTTCTACAATTATTCCGCTTAATATTAGCCTTCCCTCCTTATTTACCAGAGAGATTAAATTATCCATAATTGAAACTATAACTTCAGCAAGTATATTAGCTACTACAATCTGGAACTTACCCTGCACATCCTCTGCCGAGCCCTCATAAAATGAACATTTATCATCTACACTATTTTTCACAGCATTTTCTATGGCAATTTCAACAACAGAAGGATCATTATCAACCCCAACAACATTCTTAGCACCAAGTTTAGCTCCAACTATCGATAAAATTCCTGATCCCATGCCAATATCAGCAATTTCATCTTCTTCTTTTGCATATTTTTCAAGAGCCATTATGCAAAGCCTGGTTGTAGGATGAGTTCCTGTACCAAATGCAGTACCGGGATCAAGTTCTATTTTTATCTCAGTTTCAGCAATATCACAAGTTTCCCAGCTTGGACAAATAATTATTTTTGAGCCAATTTTTTGAGGATGCCAAAATCTTTTCCAACTATGAGCCCATTCCTCATCTTCAACTTCATCTATATGAACTTTCCAGCTACCAAGCTCTTTATCTTTAATATTAGAATTAATTAGTTTTTGTTTATTTTTATCTAATATATCCTGTATTTCTTCAATATTAGGAGCTTGATTCACATTAAGCCATAAATACCCTATTACAACACCAGTTTTAGCACTTATTACTTTCTCATCTTTATATTCTAATTCTTCAGTTACAACTCCTGAACATCCGACCTGATTTATTAGAACATCAGATACATACTCTGCCCAAATTGGATTTATTTCAACACTTAATTCAATATATTTAGTCATAAACACACCAACCTTGAATCCATGAGTATGGATTCCATAACTGACAACACACCTTTAAAATTGTCTTAAATATTACTCAAGAAATATCCCTAATTTGCGAAACTTCTCGTGTCTAAGTTTCTTCAGTTCATTTCCTGATTTTTGACTCAATTCATCAATAGTCTTAATTACTGTATCTGCAAGAGATTTAGCAGTAAATTCAGGATCATAGTGAGCACCACCAAGAGGTTCCTTAATAATCCCATCTATAATATTTAACTTTAATAAATCTGAAGCTGTTATCCTAAGTGCTTCTGCGGCAATACTAGCCTGTTCCGCACTTCTCCAAAGGATTGACGCACATCCTTCAGGAGATATAACCGTATAATAAGCATGTTCAAGCATATATACTTTATTTGCAACGGCTAATCCTAATGCCCCACCTGAACAACCTTCACCAGTAACCACAGCAATAATAGGAACATTTATCTTCGCCATTTCTCTAAGGTTAACTGCAATAGCAGTACCCTGACCTGTTTGTTCAGCTTTTATACCTGGATATGCTCCGGGAGTATCAATCATAGTTATTATTGGCAGATTAAACTTATCAGCATGATAAAAAAGCCTCAAAGCCTTTCTATAACCTTCTGGATGTGGCATGCCAAAGTTATATTCTATATTTTCTTTAGTAGTTTTACCTTTTTGGGTTCCAATAATCATTACAGGCCTATCTTGAATTTGAGCAATCCCACCAATAATAGCTCTATCATCGGTTCCAGCTCTATCGCCATGGAGCTCTACCCAATCAGTTGACATCATCGAAATATAATCAAGAAAAGTTGGGCGTTTTGAATGCCTTGCGATTTGTACTTTTTGAGCTGGAGCAAGGTTAGAATACAATTGCTCCTTATACTCTTCTGCCTGTTTAGTCAAAGTCTGTATTTGGTCCTGAAGATCAATCCCTGTTTCAGAACTAAGTGTCTTTAATTCATCTATTTTATCTTCTATTTGATATATTGATTTTTCAAAATCTAACGGTGTAAATTTTGTACTCATTACTCACTTAACCTACACTTTCTTTCGCTTTTGTCTGCTTCATCTTGGAAGTATTTTTAGTATGAACTCTGATAATTTTTTCTAAAGTATCTTTTAAATCTTTTCTATGACTTACCAGATCAACCTGTCCATACTTTAGCAGATACTCAGCTGTTTGGAAATCAGCCGGCAATTTTTGTCTAATTGTTTGCTCAATAACTCTTCTTCCTGCAAAACCGATTCTAGCACCTTGCTCAGCAATTATAATATCACCTAATGTACCAAAACTAGCTGTAACACCACCAAATGTTGG
This region includes:
- a CDS encoding YraN family protein: MKSNIAKGKIGEDIAAKYLEKRGFKIIEKNWRYSRYGEIDIIATDQKTLVFIEVKTRSTVNYGHPVESITKSKIDKIRTLAGAYLNENPDLKFKNYRFDAIGIILNKEPEIVYYKDIYQF
- a CDS encoding YggS family pyridoxal phosphate enzyme, which encodes MSKIPENLQVIKNKINTEKVRIIAVTKYVSVNEILELYKAGIRNIGENKIQDAENKKQILPENIEKDINWHFIGHLQTNKVKKVVGNFEYIHSVDSEKLVKAVSESAKAKNITQNILIQVNIAEEETKYGFDVNAVKEVFPEILKFDAVNVVGLMTMAPYTLDEKLLHTVFRTLRELRDYLEEKYNCKLPELSMGMSNDYQIAAEEGATMIRLGRVLFE
- a CDS encoding ribosomal protein L11 methyltransferase, which translates into the protein MTKYIELSVEINPIWAEYVSDVLINQVGCSGVVTEELEYKDEKVISAKTGVVIGYLWLNVNQAPNIEEIQDILDKNKQKLINSNIKDKELGSWKVHIDEVEDEEWAHSWKRFWHPQKIGSKIIICPSWETCDIAETEIKIELDPGTAFGTGTHPTTRLCIMALEKYAKEEDEIADIGMGSGILSIVGAKLGAKNVVGVDNDPSVVEIAIENAVKNSVDDKCSFYEGSAEDVQGKFQIVVANILAEVIVSIMDNLISLVNKEGRLILSGIIVEKADMVKQAVLLKGFKITEILEEDNWVAIIAER
- a CDS encoding acetyl-CoA carboxylase carboxyltransferase subunit alpha; the protein is MSTKFTPLDFEKSIYQIEDKIDELKTLSSETGIDLQDQIQTLTKQAEEYKEQLYSNLAPAQKVQIARHSKRPTFLDYISMMSTDWVELHGDRAGTDDRAIIGGIAQIQDRPVMIIGTQKGKTTKENIEYNFGMPHPEGYRKALRLFYHADKFNLPIITMIDTPGAYPGIKAEQTGQGTAIAVNLREMAKINVPIIAVVTGEGCSGGALGLAVANKVYMLEHAYYTVISPEGCASILWRSAEQASIAAEALRITASDLLKLNIIDGIIKEPLGGAHYDPEFTAKSLADTVIKTIDELSQKSGNELKKLRHEKFRKLGIFLE